The Sorangiineae bacterium MSr11367 genome window below encodes:
- the ggt gene encoding gamma-glutamyltransferase yields the protein MIVRRFVFPLIALALAAGCGSNSAPSQAPAAAQPSSATAPAPSSVATVEAPSTPAAPQMPPGWKYEKPVVVEGANGMVVTDHATGSKVGRDVLAAGGNAADAAVATAFALAVVFPTAGNIGGGGFAVTRINGQVKALDFREAAPAAASRNMYLDAKGKASEHDTIEGPKASGVPGSVAGLYELYQQLGSKKKTWAELLAPAIELAEKGFVVDDAYLNTFGKRPDESPQDRMRKFPSTMALYFPNGALPAKGSVFKNPELAATLKRIAAKGAPGFYEGPTADAIVAQMKAGNGIITKADLKAYKAKWRTPIEFNYRGHKIISMPPPSSGGVTLAMICHILEAYDLGKLGWQSPEELHLVIEAMRRAFAARNEKLGDPDFVKLPLEQLLSEQWATEQRATIKPDKATPSSEIQSGAASGMGPHTTHFSVVDGQGNAVALTTTPNYWYGAGVAVKGAGFILNNEMDDFATVPGSPNGYGLVQGEANAIAPGKRMLSSMTPTLVVGADGQIKLVTGAAGGPTIITAVFNEISAVVDFGLDPGMAVSGPRVHMQHLPDVVLYEKGGLLPGTMKRLEAMGYSMKERQHIADAPGLGRTGASWVGVAEPRREGGLAAGY from the coding sequence ATGATCGTCCGCCGCTTCGTTTTTCCTCTGATCGCGCTCGCCCTGGCCGCCGGGTGCGGCTCCAATTCCGCGCCGTCGCAGGCCCCCGCGGCCGCGCAGCCCTCTTCCGCCACCGCGCCCGCGCCCTCCTCGGTCGCCACCGTGGAGGCGCCGTCCACACCGGCCGCTCCGCAGATGCCACCGGGCTGGAAGTACGAGAAACCCGTCGTCGTCGAGGGGGCGAACGGCATGGTGGTGACCGATCACGCGACGGGGTCCAAGGTCGGGCGCGATGTGCTCGCAGCGGGCGGAAACGCGGCGGATGCCGCCGTGGCCACGGCGTTTGCGCTGGCCGTGGTGTTCCCCACGGCGGGAAATATCGGGGGCGGCGGCTTTGCGGTGACCCGCATCAACGGCCAGGTGAAAGCACTCGACTTCCGGGAGGCGGCGCCGGCGGCGGCGTCCCGAAACATGTACTTGGACGCCAAAGGCAAGGCGAGCGAACACGACACCATCGAAGGCCCAAAGGCATCGGGCGTCCCCGGCAGCGTGGCCGGCCTGTACGAGCTCTATCAGCAGCTTGGCTCCAAGAAGAAGACGTGGGCCGAATTGCTCGCCCCGGCCATCGAGCTCGCCGAGAAAGGCTTCGTGGTCGACGACGCGTACCTCAACACCTTCGGCAAGCGCCCCGACGAGAGCCCGCAAGACCGCATGCGGAAGTTCCCGTCGACCATGGCACTCTATTTCCCCAATGGCGCGCTGCCCGCCAAGGGCTCCGTGTTCAAGAACCCCGAGCTCGCGGCCACGCTCAAGCGGATTGCCGCCAAGGGCGCGCCCGGCTTCTACGAGGGGCCGACGGCCGACGCCATCGTGGCGCAGATGAAGGCCGGCAACGGCATCATCACGAAAGCCGATCTCAAGGCTTACAAGGCCAAGTGGCGCACGCCCATCGAGTTCAACTACCGCGGGCACAAGATCATCTCGATGCCGCCGCCGTCGTCGGGCGGTGTCACGCTCGCCATGATTTGCCACATTCTCGAAGCGTACGATCTCGGCAAGCTGGGTTGGCAATCGCCCGAGGAGCTGCACCTGGTCATCGAGGCGATGCGCCGCGCCTTCGCCGCGCGCAACGAGAAGCTGGGCGATCCCGATTTCGTGAAGCTGCCGCTCGAACAGCTTCTCTCCGAGCAATGGGCGACCGAACAGCGTGCGACGATCAAGCCGGACAAGGCGACGCCTTCGTCGGAGATCCAAAGCGGCGCGGCATCGGGCATGGGGCCGCACACGACGCACTTCTCGGTGGTCGATGGCCAGGGCAATGCGGTGGCGCTCACCACGACACCCAATTACTGGTACGGCGCCGGTGTCGCCGTCAAAGGCGCGGGCTTCATCTTGAACAACGAGATGGATGACTTCGCCACCGTCCCCGGCTCACCGAACGGCTACGGTCTCGTACAGGGCGAGGCCAACGCCATCGCCCCCGGCAAACGGATGCTGTCGTCGATGACGCCGACCCTCGTGGTGGGCGCCGACGGCCAGATCAAATTGGTCACGGGCGCCGCCGGCGGCCCGACCATCATCACGGCCGTGTTCAACGAGATCTCGGCCGTCGTCGACTTCGGGCTCGATCCGGGGATGGCGGTGAGCGGCCCGCGTGTGCACATGCAGCACCTGCCCGACGTCGTGCTCTACGAGAAGGGCGGCCTGTTGCCCGGCACGATGAAGCGACTCGAGGCCATGGGCTACTCGATGAAAGAGAGGCAGCACATTGCCGACGCGCCCGGCCTCGGTCGAACCGGTGCATCTTGGGTCGGCGTGGCCGAGCCCCGTCGAGAAGGTGGTTTGGCCGCGGGATACTAG
- a CDS encoding aldo/keto reductase, which translates to MITRKLGSKGPQVSALGLGCMGMSDLYGPADRTESIATIHAALDAGVTLFDTGDFYGMGDNELLLRDALRERPSLRDKAIISVKFGALRGPDGSWLGYDGRPAAVKNFVAYSLRRLDAKYIDVYRIARVDPAVPIEDTVGAIADLVKAGYVRHVGLSEAGVDTIRRAHATHPVSDLQIEYSLLSRSIESTILPTTRELGIAITAYGVLSRGLISGHWSKDRPVAKGDFRGVSPRFSGENLDRNLALVEALRKVAESKGTTVAPIAIAWVLSRGPDIVPLVGARRRERLSEALRSLDVALTPDDLASIERAIPAGAAAGDRYAASQMAHLDSEKR; encoded by the coding sequence ATGATCACACGCAAGCTCGGCTCCAAGGGTCCCCAGGTCTCGGCGCTCGGTTTGGGTTGCATGGGCATGTCGGACCTTTACGGCCCCGCAGATCGCACCGAGAGCATCGCGACCATCCACGCGGCGCTCGATGCGGGCGTGACCTTGTTCGACACCGGCGATTTCTACGGAATGGGCGACAACGAGCTTTTGCTGCGCGACGCCCTGCGCGAGCGCCCGAGTCTGCGTGACAAAGCGATCATCAGCGTGAAGTTCGGCGCCCTGCGCGGGCCGGATGGCAGCTGGCTGGGGTACGATGGGCGCCCCGCCGCGGTGAAAAACTTCGTCGCGTATTCGCTGCGCCGGCTGGACGCGAAGTACATCGACGTGTACCGCATTGCCCGCGTCGACCCGGCCGTGCCCATCGAAGATACGGTGGGCGCGATTGCCGACTTGGTGAAAGCGGGATACGTCCGCCACGTGGGCCTCTCCGAGGCGGGCGTCGATACGATTCGCCGCGCACACGCCACGCATCCGGTGTCGGACCTGCAAATCGAGTATTCGCTGCTATCTCGCAGTATCGAGAGCACCATTCTGCCGACCACGCGCGAACTGGGCATTGCCATCACCGCCTACGGCGTCCTCTCGCGAGGGCTGATCAGCGGCCACTGGTCCAAGGACCGCCCCGTGGCCAAAGGCGACTTCCGCGGCGTGAGCCCGCGCTTCTCGGGCGAGAATCTGGACCGCAACCTGGCCTTGGTGGAAGCCTTGCGCAAGGTGGCCGAGTCCAAAGGCACCACCGTAGCCCCCATTGCCATCGCGTGGGTTCTCTCCCGCGGCCCGGACATCGTCCCTCTCGTAGGCGCCCGCCGCCGCGAACGCCTCAGCGAGGCGCTGCGGTCCCTCGACGTTGCATTGACGCCCGACGACCTCGCGAGCATCGAGCGCGCCATCCCCGCAGGCGCCGCCGCCGGCGATCGCTACGCGGCGTCCCAAATGGCGCACTTGGATAGCGAGAAGCGGTAA
- a CDS encoding HAD-IA family hydrolase — protein sequence MTLGLPSHVRACLFDLDGVLTQTATEHAAAWTEMFDEYLRARAQQTGEVFVPFAMQDYELYVDGKARADGVQSFLASRGISLPEGDLDDAPEHESIHGLSNRKNELLLRRIHTHGVKPYEGSVRYVRAVRAAGLRTAVVSASANCHDVLVGAGIESLFDVRIDGIVALRDHLHGKPAPDTYLAGARALGVEAGSGAVFEDALAGVEAGRAGNFGYVVGVDRVGQAEELRKRGAHVVVGDLGELLAVGGAP from the coding sequence ATGACCCTGGGCCTTCCTTCGCACGTGCGGGCATGCCTCTTCGATCTCGATGGCGTGCTCACGCAAACCGCGACCGAGCATGCCGCCGCCTGGACGGAGATGTTCGACGAGTACCTTCGGGCGCGCGCACAGCAGACGGGCGAAGTGTTCGTCCCGTTCGCCATGCAGGATTACGAGCTGTACGTCGATGGGAAGGCGCGCGCCGATGGTGTGCAATCGTTCCTCGCCTCGCGTGGGATTTCGCTCCCAGAGGGCGATCTCGACGATGCCCCCGAGCACGAAAGCATTCACGGTTTGTCGAATCGAAAGAACGAGCTTCTCCTCCGGCGCATCCACACCCACGGCGTCAAGCCGTACGAGGGTTCGGTGCGGTACGTGCGTGCCGTGCGCGCGGCCGGACTTCGCACCGCGGTCGTGTCGGCCAGCGCCAACTGCCACGACGTGCTCGTGGGCGCGGGCATCGAGTCGCTGTTCGACGTGCGCATCGACGGCATCGTGGCCCTGCGCGACCACCTGCACGGAAAACCGGCCCCCGACACGTACTTGGCCGGCGCGCGTGCCCTCGGGGTCGAGGCCGGCTCGGGCGCCGTCTTCGAGGACGCACTCGCCGGGGTGGAGGCCGGACGTGCGGGGAACTTCGGATATGTGGTCGGTGTCGACCGTGTGGGCCAAGCCGAGGAATTGAGAAAACGGGGCGCCCATGTCGTCGTGGGTGATCTTGGCGAGCTGCTTGCCGTGGGGGGGGCGCCGTGA
- a CDS encoding CpaF family protein — MIPDEVFSATLLDFFHPVKPYLEDPTVTEVMINGPGKIYIERRGRLERVAARFPNPKALFSALRNAAQYVGKHADEERPLLEGRLPDGSRVAAVLPPAGPGGPYVAIRRFFREKLTVEKLIGFESITRDAADLISTLIACKQNVVIAGGTASGKTSLLNAVSSYIPEDERVVVIEDSQELQLQRDHVVTLEARPADVKGRGEVTIRQLFRITLRMRPDRIVIGEIRGGEALDLVQAMTSGHGGCLTTLHATYPRDVLSRLETMAMMSDVSIPLMALRAQIASAINIVVQVARLRDGSRKITHVSEIAGFDLAQGIYLVRDLYLRHVSGLDADGRVISELRPTGILPSMLDHIQAQGYELPAAMYQAASNASSSKSAQP; from the coding sequence ATGATCCCCGACGAAGTGTTCTCCGCCACCTTGCTCGACTTCTTCCACCCGGTGAAGCCGTACCTGGAAGATCCGACGGTCACCGAGGTGATGATCAATGGCCCGGGCAAGATTTACATCGAGCGCCGCGGCCGTCTCGAGCGGGTGGCCGCGCGATTTCCCAATCCGAAGGCGCTGTTTTCCGCCTTGCGCAATGCCGCGCAGTACGTGGGCAAGCACGCCGACGAAGAGCGACCGCTTCTCGAGGGGCGCCTTCCCGATGGCTCGCGCGTGGCCGCGGTGCTTCCTCCGGCCGGCCCCGGGGGACCGTACGTGGCCATCCGCCGCTTCTTCCGCGAGAAGCTCACCGTGGAGAAGCTCATTGGCTTCGAGTCGATCACGCGCGACGCGGCGGATCTCATCTCCACCCTGATTGCCTGCAAGCAAAACGTGGTCATCGCCGGCGGTACGGCCAGCGGGAAGACATCGCTTCTCAATGCCGTTTCCTCGTACATCCCCGAGGACGAACGCGTCGTGGTCATCGAAGATTCACAAGAGTTGCAATTGCAACGCGACCACGTCGTTACCTTGGAGGCCCGCCCGGCCGACGTGAAAGGGCGCGGTGAGGTGACCATCCGGCAGCTCTTTCGCATCACCTTGCGCATGCGGCCCGATCGCATCGTCATCGGCGAGATCCGCGGAGGCGAGGCACTCGATCTGGTGCAGGCCATGACCAGCGGTCACGGTGGCTGCCTCACCACCCTGCACGCGACCTATCCGCGCGACGTGCTTTCGCGTCTCGAGACCATGGCCATGATGAGCGACGTATCCATTCCGCTCATGGCCTTGCGCGCGCAGATCGCCTCGGCCATCAACATCGTCGTCCAGGTGGCGCGTCTTCGCGATGGCAGCCGCAAGATCACGCACGTTTCCGAGATTGCCGGTTTCGACCTCGCACAAGGCATTTACCTCGTGCGCGATCTCTACCTGCGCCACGTGAGCGGGCTCGATGCCGACGGACGCGTGATCAGCGAGCTGCGGCCCACGGGCATCCTTCCGAGCATGCTCGATCACATCCAGGCGCAAGGATACGAGCTTCCTGCTGCGATGTACCAAGCCGCCTCCAACGCTTCCTCCAGCAAAAGCGCACAACCATGA